DNA sequence from the Deltaproteobacteria bacterium genome:
CCTCCCGGGCGGAGGTCGCTTATGCCCAAAGCTACCTTTTCGTTCAATACCTCATGAGGAGATACGGGAATGACGCCGTGGCAAGGCTTGTCACGGCGTTTTTGGAGAAGGGCAGCATGGCCCAGGCAGTTAACAGCGCCTATAATATTTCCTTTGGTGAGTTGCTGAACGGCTTTCGGCAGTACGCCAGAGTTAAGGCGATGTGGGTGCCGGTCATAACCAGCACGGCTTCGGTATGGGCCCTGATAACCTTGCTGTTTCTATATACCTATGTGGGAAGGCGGGTCAGAGATTACCGCACCCTCAGGCGCTGGGATGATGAGGAAAATTTCGGGAGTCAAACGGGCTTTTCAGAGGATGAGGATAATGATGAGGAACCTCCGCTTATTCATTAAAATAGTCGCAACAGCGCTCGTGCCGGTTTTCCTGCTGCTTCAGACCTCTCCCCTGTTCGCCGCCGGCGGGGTTTTTACCATCGCGATCATCGGTCCGCCATCTCCCCTTCCCGCCGACCTTGGAACAGTATGGACCGAGGCGGTTAACAGGGTAAACGCGGATCCCATGCTTCTGACGAAGGATGAGAAGGTCACTGATAAGATCCTTCTGGACTGGCTGGAGGAGACGAGCGCCCTCGATGAGTCCATCCGGGCGGCAGCCCTCGGTCTGAGGGGTAGGTCCCGTGAAGTTATGGACGATGCCTGGGCATCCTATTACCGTTTTGATTTTCGCGGCTCACTGAACCTGCTGGAAAAAATCACCCCCCTTATCTCCGCCCTTCCCGACACGGCCCTGCAGGCGGACACCCTCTTCGAAAGCCTGCTGCTGGCGGGGATGGACAGGAGGGCACTGGGTGACGATCATTTTGACGATGCTTTTATCGCCGCCGCCGCCATCAGACCTGATGCCTTATTAACCCAGGATCGGTATTCTCCTGAGATTATCGGACGGTTTGAAAAGGCCCGCGGGCGGGTTGTTTCAGGTCCACGGTCGACGATTTCCGTCGAGGGAGACCCGATGGCTTCCCGGGTGGTTATTGACGGTCGGGACATGGGTAAGGCCCCGATCCGGAACCTGGAATTTGCCCCTGGTCCGCATTTCATTGAGGTTCAAAGGCCGGGATACGAGGCGGATCGAAAAAAGATTATCCTCGAAGAGTGGCAGACAATAAAGGTAAGATTTAATCTCGTACCTGCAGGACCAACCGCTCCACCGGAGAGATTTTTCGCCGATCGGGTGATGTCGGGAGATACCGGCTCGCTTGCCCAACTGGCGCAGAAACTGGGAGTTGATTATGTGGTCCTCGGATGGATAGACGAAGACGAATTAAAGGCGACCCTCATCAACAGCGAGGGCTCTCCGGTCTCCCAGGGGATCCTCGCGGCCGGCGGAAAACAGCCCCCGGCCCGGTCGACTCGTTTGCTCTCCATGCTCACACCATTGGAATGGAACAGCAGCAGTGGAACCTCAGCCGACCCGGGCTATTTTCTCAATGTGCCTGAAGCCGGAGGTCTGGGTGAAGAGGTTTCGGATGGATCCCGGGCAGCCGGTCACCTCAGGTGGTACCTTGTTGTAGGTGGAGTTGTCCTGCTGGCTGTGGTCGCCGGTTCCACGCGCGGCGGCGGGACGCAGGTGGAGGTAACCTGGTGACGGTGTTCCATCGGACATTGTTTCGTCTCGTCGTCGTGGCAATCGTCATGGTTGTATCGGCTTGTGGCGGAGAGAACCCGACGGGGAAGCTATCCTTAAACATCACCTTTCCTCAAAATTGGGAGAATCTGCTGGACATGTCGGTGCTTGACGCCCCTGTCGGTACTGCCTACATAGGTACCATCAGAACCATTGTAGATTGCGGGGATACTTCCCAGACCTGGGATTCTCCAGGGAATGACGGCAGCCTGAGTCTCGGAAAACTGGACCTTAAGGGTGGATGCGACATCACGGTGCAGGCCATTACCGGCGGCGTG
Encoded proteins:
- a CDS encoding PEGA domain-containing protein, with protein sequence MMRNLRLFIKIVATALVPVFLLLQTSPLFAAGGVFTIAIIGPPSPLPADLGTVWTEAVNRVNADPMLLTKDEKVTDKILLDWLEETSALDESIRAAALGLRGRSREVMDDAWASYYRFDFRGSLNLLEKITPLISALPDTALQADTLFESLLLAGMDRRALGDDHFDDAFIAAAAIRPDALLTQDRYSPEIIGRFEKARGRVVSGPRSTISVEGDPMASRVVIDGRDMGKAPIRNLEFAPGPHFIEVQRPGYEADRKKIILEEWQTIKVRFNLVPAGPTAPPERFFADRVMSGDTGSLAQLAQKLGVDYVVLGWIDEDELKATLINSEGSPVSQGILAAGGKQPPARSTRLLSMLTPLEWNSSSGTSADPGYFLNVPEAGGLGEEVSDGSRAAGHLRWYLVVGGVVLLAVVAGSTRGGGTQVEVTW